A single genomic interval of Methylobacterium bullatum harbors:
- the pgrR_4 gene encoding HTH-type transcriptional regulator PgrR — MDKLTAFDAFVQSAETGSFVAAGRKLGLSASAVGKAVVRLEQRLDVRLFHRNTRNMTLTEEGRLFLERCRRIFEEIEAAEAELARSNRTPRGRLRVSLPLVGMLLTPVMAKFMRAWPEVQLDLDFSDRLVDVVEDGFDAVIRTGQPSDSRLMSRNVGRFKLKIVASPDYLARYGAPEAPHDLVQHHCLHQRSPSTGKIRPWPFARGERQAKIVLPKRISATAVDPLIALAIEGLGIACLPPFAIRGEIADGRLVSILDEWVEETDQFNVLWPASRQITPKLRAFVDFMAEHLQPQ, encoded by the coding sequence ATGGACAAACTCACGGCGTTCGACGCCTTCGTGCAATCGGCTGAAACCGGCAGCTTCGTGGCGGCTGGCCGCAAGCTCGGCCTTTCCGCCTCCGCGGTCGGCAAGGCGGTCGTCCGACTGGAACAGCGGCTGGACGTACGCCTGTTCCATCGCAATACGCGCAACATGACGCTCACCGAAGAAGGGCGGCTGTTCCTCGAACGCTGCCGCCGCATCTTCGAGGAGATCGAGGCGGCGGAAGCCGAGCTTGCCCGATCCAATCGGACGCCGAGAGGGCGGCTGCGGGTCAGCCTGCCGCTGGTCGGCATGCTGCTGACGCCGGTGATGGCCAAGTTCATGCGGGCCTGGCCGGAGGTGCAGCTCGACCTGGATTTCAGCGATCGGCTGGTGGACGTCGTAGAGGACGGGTTCGATGCCGTCATTCGCACCGGGCAACCCTCGGACAGCCGGTTGATGAGCCGCAATGTCGGCCGGTTCAAACTCAAGATCGTCGCCTCACCCGACTATCTGGCGCGATACGGAGCGCCGGAAGCCCCTCACGATCTGGTGCAGCATCACTGTCTTCACCAACGGTCGCCCAGCACCGGCAAGATCCGACCCTGGCCGTTTGCCCGCGGGGAACGGCAGGCGAAGATCGTCCTGCCCAAACGGATCAGCGCGACGGCGGTCGACCCTCTGATCGCGTTGGCGATCGAGGGGCTGGGCATTGCCTGTCTGCCGCCCTTTGCGATCCGTGGCGAGATCGCTGACGGCCGTCTCGTGTCGATCTTGGACGAGTGGGTGGAAGAGACCGATCAGTTCAACGTGCTCTGGCCGGCCAGCCGCCAGATCACACCCAAACTGAGGGCGTTCGTCGACTTCATGGCCGAGCATCTGCAGCCGCAATAG
- the actIII gene encoding Putative ketoacyl reductase produces MSGSGPLRHAVVTGGARGIGRAIAARLVRDGATVTILGRNAAALEQAIREGVAHHAVPVDVTDGPAVVRIFADIAARAPVDLLVANAGAAESSPFERSDAALFQRMLDVNLFGVVHAAQAVLPGMTRRGFGRIVAIASTAGQKGYPYVSAYCAAKHAVVGLVRALAQETARSGVTVNAVCPGFTDTDLVGDSLERIMAVTGRDRDAALASLVRHNPQGRLIHPDEIADAVAWLCGAAAGAMTGQVVTVAGGEL; encoded by the coding sequence GTGAGCGGATCCGGTCCTCTCCGCCACGCCGTCGTCACCGGCGGCGCACGCGGTATCGGCCGCGCGATCGCGGCGCGGCTGGTCCGGGATGGCGCCACGGTGACGATCCTCGGCCGCAATGCCGCAGCGCTGGAGCAGGCTATTAGAGAGGGCGTCGCGCATCACGCCGTCCCCGTCGACGTGACGGACGGGCCGGCGGTCGTCCGCATCTTCGCGGACATCGCGGCGCGCGCCCCCGTGGACCTCCTGGTGGCCAATGCGGGGGCGGCCGAATCCAGCCCCTTCGAACGCAGCGACGCCGCGCTCTTCCAACGAATGCTGGATGTGAATCTCTTTGGCGTAGTCCATGCCGCGCAGGCGGTGCTGCCGGGCATGACGCGCAGGGGGTTCGGCCGGATCGTCGCCATCGCGTCCACCGCCGGACAGAAGGGCTACCCCTACGTCTCCGCCTATTGCGCGGCCAAGCACGCGGTCGTCGGCCTCGTCCGGGCGCTCGCCCAGGAGACTGCCCGCAGTGGTGTCACCGTCAACGCGGTCTGCCCCGGCTTCACCGATACCGACCTCGTCGGCGACAGCCTGGAGCGGATCATGGCTGTGACCGGCCGGGACCGGGACGCGGCGCTCGCCTCCCTCGTGCGCCACAACCCACAGGGTCGCCTCATCCACCCCGACGAGATCGCCGACGCCGTTGCCTGGCTCTGCGGAGCCGCCGCGGGTGCCATGACCGGTCAGGTCGTCACGGTAGCGGGTGGGGAGCTCTGA
- the fabG3 gene encoding 3-alpha-(or 20-beta)-hydroxysteroid dehydrogenase: MDAFSDLMGKAALVTGGSRGQGAAQARLLAQSGVAVTICDVLADVGEAYAAELRAEGLEARFQAADITRPEDWERLVVQALAWRGRLDILVNNAGIINRTGVSATDFDAWNRVLAVNLTGAFLGIRAVAPAMRAFKGGSIVNIASNSAFSGHADPAYTASKWGLRGLTKTAAMELVGDRIRVNAVCPGLVVTGLNAGSPHLAPMIGLTPMGRPGEPDEVARLVRFLASDEASFITGEDFVIDGGFTAGAAYRRVAVETGLL, encoded by the coding sequence ATGGACGCCTTCTCGGATCTGATGGGCAAGGCCGCCCTCGTCACCGGCGGCAGCCGCGGCCAGGGCGCGGCGCAGGCACGCCTCCTGGCACAATCCGGTGTCGCCGTCACGATCTGCGATGTGCTGGCCGATGTGGGCGAGGCCTATGCCGCGGAGTTGCGGGCCGAGGGTCTCGAGGCGCGCTTCCAGGCCGCAGACATCACCCGGCCGGAGGATTGGGAACGCCTCGTCGTGCAGGCCCTGGCCTGGCGGGGTCGCCTCGACATCCTCGTCAACAATGCCGGCATCATCAACCGCACCGGCGTGTCGGCGACCGACTTCGACGCCTGGAATCGGGTGCTCGCGGTCAATCTCACCGGCGCCTTCCTGGGCATCCGCGCGGTCGCGCCCGCCATGCGGGCGTTCAAGGGCGGCAGCATCGTCAACATCGCCTCGAACTCGGCCTTCTCGGGTCATGCCGACCCTGCCTATACCGCCAGCAAATGGGGCCTGCGCGGGCTGACCAAGACTGCGGCGATGGAACTCGTCGGCGACCGGATCCGTGTCAATGCGGTCTGCCCGGGCCTTGTGGTGACGGGACTGAACGCCGGCTCCCCGCATCTCGCCCCGATGATCGGCCTGACGCCCATGGGTCGTCCGGGCGAGCCCGACGAGGTCGCCCGTCTCGTCCGGTTCCTCGCCAGCGACGAGGCGAGCTTCATCACCGGCGAGGATTTCGTGATCGACGGCGGCTTCACCGCCGGAGCCGCCTATCGGCGTGTCGCCGTGGAGACCGGTCTTCTGTGA
- a CDS encoding Ureidoglycolate lyase yields MKLLRYGEPGVERPGLLDDRGRIRDLGDHLSDIAGSFLSDESLNRLRALDVENLPLAGGTPRIGACVGAIGKFVCVGLNYADHAAETGKAPPTEPVLFMKATSAVCGPNDAVEIPRGSEKTDWEVELGVVIGARAKHVTRAEALDFVAGYCVVNDVSERAFQSERGGQWTKGKSADTFGPLGPWLVTRDEVPDPQALGLWLDVDGVRRQTGSTARMIFGVADLVSYISGFMTLHPGDVIATGTPPGVGLGQKPPVFLRAGQTMHLGIDGLGEQRQAVVQGA; encoded by the coding sequence ATGAAACTGCTGCGATACGGGGAGCCCGGCGTCGAGCGTCCCGGCCTCCTCGATGATCGAGGCCGCATCCGCGACCTCGGAGATCACCTGTCCGATATCGCCGGATCGTTCCTGTCGGATGAGAGCCTGAACCGACTGCGCGCCCTCGATGTCGAGAACCTGCCCCTCGCGGGCGGGACACCCCGCATCGGCGCCTGCGTCGGCGCCATCGGCAAGTTCGTCTGCGTCGGCCTGAACTACGCCGACCATGCTGCCGAGACCGGCAAGGCACCACCCACTGAGCCTGTGCTGTTCATGAAGGCGACGAGCGCCGTCTGCGGCCCCAACGATGCCGTCGAGATCCCGCGCGGCTCCGAGAAGACCGATTGGGAGGTGGAACTCGGCGTGGTGATCGGGGCACGCGCGAAGCACGTCACCCGCGCCGAGGCCCTCGATTTCGTCGCCGGCTACTGCGTCGTCAACGACGTTTCCGAGCGCGCCTTCCAGTCCGAGCGCGGCGGCCAGTGGACCAAGGGCAAGAGCGCCGACACGTTCGGTCCGCTCGGCCCCTGGCTGGTGACACGGGACGAGGTGCCGGACCCTCAGGCGCTCGGCCTCTGGCTCGATGTCGACGGGGTTCGCCGACAGACCGGCAGCACCGCGCGGATGATCTTCGGCGTCGCCGACCTCGTCAGCTACATCAGCGGGTTCATGACGCTCCATCCGGGCGACGTCATCGCCACGGGAACCCCGCCCGGAGTCGGCCTCGGCCAGAAGCCGCCGGTGTTCCTGCGCGCCGGGCAAACCATGCATCTGGGCATAGACGGGCTCGGCGAGCAGCGCCAAGCCGTGGTCCAGGGAGCCTGA
- the attM gene encoding N-acyl homoserine lactonase AttM, whose protein sequence is MSEIRLHFFQTGTLGCRYQDVYLNHGLDEPFEIPVPWYLVTHPRGHVVIDGGLPAVCATDPRGHWGAVAEVFVPGVAPGQDCAAQMRAAGFDPADVRTVLLSHLHLDHTGAIGAFPNARHVVQRAALEYALDPDWFCAGAFVRADFDRPNLDWRLLEDSWGDFHDLYGDGAITCIRSPGHTVGHQSFLVRTPRGATLLAIDAADTMDHWENRALPGAVTSVTDAVRSVAKLRAVAERAQARVVPGHDLVLWPTLAQFPVFY, encoded by the coding sequence ATGTCCGAGATCCGCCTCCATTTCTTCCAGACCGGCACCCTCGGCTGCCGCTACCAGGACGTCTACCTGAACCACGGCCTCGACGAGCCGTTCGAGATCCCGGTGCCCTGGTATCTCGTCACGCATCCCCGGGGACACGTCGTCATCGACGGTGGCCTTCCGGCCGTGTGCGCCACCGACCCGCGCGGGCATTGGGGCGCCGTCGCCGAGGTGTTCGTGCCGGGCGTCGCGCCGGGGCAGGACTGCGCCGCGCAGATGCGGGCGGCGGGCTTCGACCCGGCGGACGTGCGCACCGTGCTCCTGTCCCACCTCCATCTCGACCATACCGGCGCCATCGGCGCCTTCCCGAACGCCCGGCACGTCGTCCAGCGCGCGGCCCTCGAATACGCCCTCGACCCGGACTGGTTCTGCGCCGGCGCCTTCGTGCGGGCCGATTTCGACCGCCCGAACCTCGACTGGCGCCTGCTGGAGGATTCCTGGGGCGATTTCCACGACCTTTACGGCGACGGGGCGATCACCTGCATCCGCTCGCCCGGCCACACGGTGGGGCACCAATCCTTCCTGGTGCGGACGCCGCGCGGCGCCACCCTGCTCGCCATCGATGCCGCCGACACCATGGACCATTGGGAGAACCGAGCGCTTCCGGGCGCAGTCACCTCGGTCACGGACGCGGTGCGTTCCGTCGCCAAGCTGCGCGCCGTCGCCGAGCGAGCGCAGGCCCGCGTGGTGCCGGGGCACGACCTCGTCCTGTGGCCGACGCTGGCCCAGTTCCCGGTCTTCTACTGA
- a CDS encoding putative acyl-CoA thioester hydrolase, with protein sequence MDETSEQAAPNPRDPETALPLLRTLTLPSDANLNGGVFGGWIMAELDKAAGLLGMRRAQGPCTTVAVENLRFVAALRVGEEFSVYGEVESVGRSSMRLRLEGFAAAPTGGGRRSVVEALFVSVALDLAGRPKTLP encoded by the coding sequence ATGGACGAAACATCCGAACAGGCGGCACCGAACCCGCGAGACCCGGAAACGGCCTTGCCGCTCCTGCGCACCCTGACCCTCCCGTCGGACGCCAATCTCAACGGCGGCGTGTTCGGCGGCTGGATCATGGCCGAGCTCGACAAGGCGGCGGGGCTCCTGGGGATGCGGCGCGCGCAGGGCCCCTGCACGACGGTCGCCGTGGAGAACCTGCGCTTCGTCGCGGCTCTTCGGGTCGGGGAAGAGTTTTCGGTCTACGGCGAGGTCGAATCCGTCGGCCGCAGTTCGATGCGGCTCAGACTCGAGGGCTTCGCGGCCGCGCCCACGGGGGGAGGCCGGCGAAGCGTCGTGGAAGCGCTGTTCGTTTCGGTCGCCCTCGATCTCGCGGGCCGGCCGAAGACGCTCCCGTAA